A genomic segment from Flammeovirga pectinis encodes:
- a CDS encoding helix-turn-helix domain-containing protein: MNKDVDILKEWNNLFKGDLKENVLTFDNEIGIGKIEGFCHDERVEILRFNLEMHQEFPIKGDFFEKTDTYIPIFFKEPDFNTQIDLAHRIENSEEVKQLVENGAFSTNSKDSLNFDFYINKPVKFISVRLRNDYYQELINESETLKKLFSPNAPFYVFEEFNALLGSAFLRAFAIKQSSSYKVVLMHSVGIHLAAEFFDKLSQREFLAEENKYPLSTKSVFQARAILTTRWDKELTIDVLARECGLSASRLRTLYKQVFGITIHQFHNDVKLDVGRTMLLEGDKTISMIGVELGFSSASHFTTAFKKKYDITPKEYQNKNKK, translated from the coding sequence ATGAATAAAGACGTGGACATATTAAAGGAGTGGAACAATCTATTTAAGGGAGATCTTAAAGAAAATGTACTCACTTTTGATAATGAAATAGGGATAGGAAAAATTGAAGGTTTCTGTCATGATGAAAGAGTAGAGATATTAAGATTTAATTTAGAGATGCATCAAGAATTTCCAATTAAAGGAGATTTTTTTGAGAAGACAGATACTTATATTCCTATTTTTTTTAAAGAACCTGATTTTAATACACAAATTGATTTAGCACATAGAATTGAAAATTCTGAAGAAGTAAAACAATTAGTTGAAAATGGTGCTTTTTCAACTAATTCTAAAGACAGTTTAAATTTTGATTTTTATATCAATAAACCTGTAAAGTTTATATCAGTACGCTTACGAAATGATTATTATCAGGAGTTAATAAATGAGTCTGAAACATTAAAAAAATTATTTTCGCCGAATGCTCCTTTTTATGTTTTTGAAGAATTTAATGCCTTATTAGGGAGTGCATTTTTAAGAGCTTTTGCTATAAAACAATCTTCTTCTTATAAAGTAGTTTTAATGCATTCAGTAGGTATTCATTTAGCTGCTGAGTTTTTTGATAAATTATCGCAGAGAGAATTCTTAGCAGAAGAGAATAAATACCCTTTAAGTACAAAATCAGTTTTTCAGGCACGAGCAATTTTAACAACCAGATGGGATAAAGAATTAACTATAGATGTTCTTGCAAGAGAATGTGGATTAAGTGCGAGTAGACTAAGAACATTATATAAACAAGTTTTTGGCATAACAATACATCAATTCCATAATGATGTAAAACTAGATGTTGGAAGAACTATGTTATTAGAAGGTGATAAAACTATTTCTATGATTGGTGTTGAATTAGGGTTTTCTAGTGCCAGTCATTTTACAACTGCGTTTAAAAAGAAGTACGATATAACACCAAAAGAATATCAAAATAAAAACAAAAAGTAG